In a single window of the Montipora capricornis isolate CH-2021 chromosome 11, ASM3666992v2, whole genome shotgun sequence genome:
- the LOC138023567 gene encoding transportin-1-like, with translation MAWQPDQDGLQQIIQLLKESQSPNTEVQRAVQQKLESLNQFPDFNNYLIFVLTKLKTEDEPTRSLSGLILKNNVKSHYHTFPDPVKEFIKSECLEAIGDPSPLIRATIGILVTTVAAKGDLTNWPQLLPALCQLLDSEDYNVCEGAFGALQKICEDSAEQLDSDALNRPLNILIPKFLQFFRHASPKIRSHAIGCVNQFIVTRTQALMVHIATFIENLFALAGDEDPEVRKNVCRALVMLLEVRADQLIPHMNNIVEYMLMRTQDKDENVSLEACEFWLTLAEQPICKEALTPHLPRLVPILVNGMRYSEIDLILLKADNEDDEAVPDSEQDIRPRFHKSKTHSQQHEQDGNIGGDSEDEDDDDDMDDDALSDWNLRKCSAAALDVLANVFRDDLLPVLLPILKETLFHPDWEAKESGILVLGAIAEGCLTGIAPHLSELIPFLINSLSEKRALVRSITCWTLSRYAHWVVSQPHEAYLQRLMQELLKRILDSNKRVQEAACSAFATLEEEACTELVPYLSFILETLVFAFNKYQHKNLLILYDAIGTLADSVGHHLNKPEFINMLMPPLIQKWNQLKDEDKDLFPLLECLSSVATALRSGFLPYAEPVFQRCVSLVEQTLAQSVASQTHPEQFEPPDKDFMIVALDLLSGLAEGLEGQIEQFVIRSNTMTLLYQCMQDKMPEVRQSSFALLGDLTKACFQHVKPCIGDFLPILGQNLNPEFISVCNNATWAIGEISVQLGSDMKQYINLVLQQLITIINRPHTPKTLQENTAITIGRLGLVCPQEVAPLLPQFIQKWCTSLRNIRDNEEKDSAFRGICNMIGMNPGGVVQDFIFFCDAVASWVNPGPELKDMFLKILHGFKNQVGEDNWKRFSNQFPPALRERLSTNYGV, from the exons ATGGCGTGGCAACCGGACCAAGACGGTTTACAGCAGATTATTCAACTTCTGAAGGAAAGTCAAAGCCCAAATACCGAAGTACAGCGGGCAGTTCAACAA AAACTCGAGTCTTTAAATCAATTCCCCGACTTCAATAATTACCTGATATTCGTATTAACGAAGTTAAAGACCGAAG ACGAGCCAACACGTTCCCTCTCTGGTTTGATTCTTAAAAACAACGTCAAATCTCACTACCACACTTTCCCTGATCCGGTGAAAGAATTTATCAAATCAGAGTGTCTTGAAGCTATCGGCGATCCTTCGCCGCTCATACGAGCGACCATCGGGATTTTGGTAACAACTGTTGCTGCGAAAGGAGATCTCACGAATTGGCCACAGCTGTTGCCTGCATTGTGCCAGCTTTTGGATAGTGAAGACTATAATGTATGCGAG GGTGCATTTGGGGCTTTACAGAAGATCTGTGAGGATTCTGCTGAACAACTTGACAGTGACGCTCTAAACAGGCCACTCAACATACTTATTCCAAAGTTTCTGCAGTTCTTTAGACATGCAAGCCCTAAAATAAG GTCGCATGCTATTGGTTGCGTAAATCAGTTTATTGTGACTAGAACACAGGCTCTCATGGTGCACATCGCAACTTTTATTGAG AATCTGTTTGCGCTTGCTGGAGATGAGGACCCTGAAGTCAGGAAAAACGTTTGCCGTGCTCTTGTCATGCTTCTGGAAGTCAGAGCAGACCAACTCATTCCACACATGAATAACATAGTtgag TACATGTTAATGAGAACACAGGACAAAGATGAGAATGTTTCACTCGAAGCTTGTGAATTCTGGTTAACACTGGCTGAACAGCCCATTTGCAAAGAAGCCCTTACTCCTCATCTGCCCAG gcTTGTTCCAATTCTGGTCAATGGAATGAGATACTCCGAGATTGACCTTATTCTTTTAAAG GCTGACAACGAGGATGATGAAGCTGTCCCAGATAGCGAACAAGATATAAGACCAAGGTTTCATAAATCCAAGACACATAGTCAGCAACATGAACAGGATGGCAATATTGGt GGCGACAGCgaggatgaagatgatgatgacgatatgGATGATGATGCCTTGTCAGACTGGAACTTGC GAAAATGCTCTGCAGCAGCGCTGGACGTGCTTGCTAATGTGTTCCGAGACGATCTGTTGCCTGTATTACTGCCGATCTTAAAAGAAACACTTTTCCACCCGGACTGGGAAGCCAAAGAGTCCGGAATTCTTGTTTTGGGGGCAATAGCAGAAG GCTGCTTAACAGGAATTGCTCCACACCTATCGGAACTGATTCCTTTTCTTATTAATTCTCTCTCTGAAAAGAGG GCATTAGTTCGCTCTATTACTTGTTGGACTTTGAGTCGATATGCCCACTGGGTTGTCAGTCAACCACATGAAGCATACCTCCAGCGACTAATGCAAGAG CTTCTCAAAAGAATCTTGGATAGCAACAAGAGAGTCCAGGAGGCAGCTTGCAG TGCGTTTGCCACATTAGAGGAAGAAGCCTGCACTGAACTTGTCCCATATCTTAGCTTTATTCTAGAAACGTTGGTGTTTGCTTTCAACAAGTACCAG CACAAGAACCTTCTGATTCTTTATGATGCAATTGGCACCCTTGCCGACTCTGTTGGACACCACCTCAACAAGCCAGAATTCATCAACATGCTTATGCCACCACTTATTCAAAAATGGAACCAGCTGAAGGATGAAGACAAAGATCTATTTCCTTTGCTTGAGTGTCTGTCTTCGGTGGCCACAGCTCTGCGATCTGGATTTCTGCCATATGCCGAACCTGTGTTTCAGAGATGCGTATCACTTGTGGAACAAACATTGGCTCAGAGTGTG gCATCCCAGACCCACCCTGAGCAATTTGAACCTCCAGACAAAGACTTCATGATAGTGGCTCTGGATTTGTTGAGTGGATTAGCAGAGGGTCTTGAGGGGCAGATTGAACAGTTTGTTATCAGAAGCAACACCATGACTTTGCTTTATCAGTGTATGCAG GACAAAATGCCAGAAGTGAGACAAAGTTCTTTTGCTCTTCTTGGTGATCTTACCAAGGCCTGCTTTCAACATGTCAAGCCCTGCATTG GTGACTTTTTGCCAATCCTGGGACAAAATCTCAATCCAGAATTCATCTCTGTTTGCAACAATGCTACCTGGGCAATTGGAGAAATTTCAGTTCAGTTAG GGTCAGATATGAAGCAGTATATCAACTTGGTGTTACAGCAACTGATCACAATCATCAACAGGCCACACACTCCCAAGACTCTACAAGAAAACACAG CTATCACAATTGGTCGTCTGGGGTTAGTTTGTCCGCAGGAAGTGGCACCTTTGTTACCGCAGTTTATTCAAAAGTG GTGCACTTCATTGCGAAACATCAGGGACAACGAGGAAAAAGACTCTGCATTTAGAGGCATTTGCAACATGATTGGTATGAATCCTGGTGGTGTTGTTCAG GACTTCATATTCTTTTGTGATGCTGTGGCTTCCTGGGTTAATCCTGGCCCTGAGCTAAAGGACATGTTTCTCAAG ATTCTTCATGGGTTTAAAAACCAGGTTGGGGAAGACAATTGGAAACGCTTTTCAAATCAGTTTCCCCCTGCCCTCCGCGAACGATTGTCTACCAATTACGGCGTATGA